In Athene noctua chromosome 7, bAthNoc1.hap1.1, whole genome shotgun sequence, the following proteins share a genomic window:
- the IGFBP2 gene encoding insulin-like growth factor-binding protein 2 isoform X2 produces MKELAVMREKVNEQQRQMGKVGKPHHNHEDSKKSRLSTGRTPCQQELDQVLERISTMRLPDERGPLEHLYSLHIPNCDKHGLYNLKQCKMSVNGQRGECWCVDPIHGKVIQGAPTIRGDPECHLFYTAHEQEDRGAHALRSQ; encoded by the exons ATGAAGGAGCTGGCAGTTATGAGGGAGAAGGTGAACGAGCAGCAGCGGCAGATGGGTAAAGTTGGCAAGCCCCATCACAACCATGAAGACTCGAAGAAGTCGCGGCTGTCGACGGGCAGG ACCCCTTGTCAGCAGGAGCTGGATCAGGTCCTGGAACGTATCTCCACTATGCGGCTGCCAGATGAGCGAGGTCCCCTGGAGCACCTCTACTCCCTCCACATCCCCAACTGTGACAAGCACGGCTTGTACAATCTCAAACAG TGCAAGATGTCAGTGAACGGGCAGCGTGGCGAGTGCTGGTGCGTGGACCCCATCCACGGGAAGGTGATCCAGGGTGCACCCACCATCCGTGGGGACCCTGAGTGCCACCTCTTCTACACAGCCCATGAGCAGGAGGACCGGGGAGCACATGCCCTGCGGAGCCAGTAG